From one Formosa sediminum genomic stretch:
- a CDS encoding MFS transporter, which produces MNSTKATKLDLLNVKSLPIRTFWITSIAFFLCFFAWFGIVPFMPDVVKDLGLTPSQKWNSIILAVSGTVFARLLIGKLCDKYGPRLCYSWLLVLGAIPVILLGLVQTPLQFLICRFFIGFIGASFVITQFHTSIMFAPNIVGTANATSAGWGNLGGGANRLGMPLIAAAVVAFGAAESEAWRYSMVVAGVVCFLMGLVYYNFTQDTLQGNYKDLKATGEMPVAKKDDVGFLEAIKDYRVWILFLVYAACFGIELTVYGTMDDYLQNTFQLERVTAGNIVLSFALMNIFARTLGGFFGDLFGKLKGLRGRVLFLATILAVEGIVLALFSTATGIILGITLLILFSLSVQMAEGATFSVVPFVNSKAIGSISGIVGAGGNVGAFLAAILLKSKSAIAEKAAITATEGMGAEAVQAAQSAASSAAVSSGFLLIGIIVVCVAVGVLAIKFSTATNEIVEREIEEDLEAEILTQSI; this is translated from the coding sequence ATGAATTCAACAAAAGCTACTAAATTAGACCTTTTAAATGTTAAAAGTCTACCGATCCGTACATTTTGGATTACCTCTATTGCCTTTTTCTTATGTTTCTTTGCTTGGTTTGGTATTGTGCCATTTATGCCAGATGTTGTAAAAGATTTAGGTTTAACACCTTCACAAAAGTGGAACTCTATCATACTTGCAGTTTCAGGGACTGTATTTGCTCGTTTATTAATTGGTAAATTATGCGATAAATACGGGCCAAGATTATGTTATTCGTGGTTACTAGTGTTGGGAGCAATTCCAGTAATCTTATTAGGGTTAGTGCAAACACCGCTTCAATTTTTAATCTGTAGATTTTTTATTGGATTTATTGGTGCTTCATTTGTTATTACCCAATTTCATACCTCTATCATGTTTGCCCCAAATATTGTGGGTACTGCAAATGCGACTTCTGCGGGATGGGGAAATTTAGGAGGTGGAGCAAATCGTTTAGGTATGCCTTTAATTGCTGCAGCTGTAGTTGCTTTTGGAGCTGCAGAATCTGAAGCTTGGCGTTACTCTATGGTTGTTGCTGGTGTGGTTTGTTTTCTAATGGGACTTGTATATTACAATTTTACACAAGATACTTTACAAGGGAATTACAAGGATTTAAAAGCAACAGGAGAGATGCCGGTAGCTAAAAAAGATGATGTTGGTTTTTTAGAAGCTATAAAAGATTATCGTGTTTGGATTTTATTTTTAGTTTATGCAGCGTGTTTTGGAATAGAATTGACGGTGTACGGAACTATGGATGATTATCTTCAAAATACGTTTCAATTAGAACGTGTTACTGCTGGTAACATTGTATTGTCTTTCGCTTTAATGAATATTTTTGCTCGAACTTTGGGTGGTTTTTTTGGAGATTTATTTGGGAAATTAAAAGGATTAAGAGGACGCGTTTTATTCTTAGCTACAATTTTAGCCGTAGAAGGAATTGTTTTAGCATTATTCTCTACAGCCACCGGAATTATTTTAGGAATAACATTATTAATTTTGTTTAGCTTATCTGTCCAAATGGCTGAAGGTGCTACATTTTCAGTTGTTCCATTTGTGAATTCTAAAGCTATTGGTTCAATATCTGGAATTGTAGGAGCAGGAGGAAATGTTGGAGCCTTTTTAGCTGCTATTTTATTGAAATCAAAATCTGCTATAGCAGAAAAAGCGGCAATAACGGCTACAGAGGGCATGGGTGCCGAAGCGGTTCAGGCTGCACAATCTGCAGCATCATCTGCAGCAGTATCTAGCGGATTTTTACTTATAGGAATTATTGTAGTTTGTGTTGCAGTAGGCGTACTGGCTATTAAATTCTCTACAGCTACAAACGAAATTGTTGAAAGAGAAATTGAAGAAGATTTAGAAGCCGAAATATTAACACAATCTATTTAA
- a CDS encoding nitrate reductase: protein MPQKEIKTTCSYCGVGCGIIVKKDEYNKVYVEGDKDHPVNRGMLCSKGMNLHYVANDVSDRLLYPQMRWSKSHPLERVSWDTALDRAAKVFKSIIQKYGPDSVGFYVSGQCLTEEYYLANKLTKGFLGTNNIDTNSRLCMSSAVVGYKKTFGEDSVPISYADIELADCFLITGANPAWCHPILFRRIEQHKEKHPDVKILVVDPRKTDSANFADLHLQILPGTDVILYNAIGRRLIERRMIDKNFINSHTENFEKYKKQVLATSLKEAAKLCGITIDEIKKAAQIIGSSKAFISMWAMGLNQSAIGTHKNYALLNLSLITGQVGKPGSGPFSLTGQPNAMGGREVGGMANLLAVHKDLFNATHRQEVADFWNVDKISDKAGYTATEMFEALESGKMKAVWIVCTNPMVSMPNAHKVEKALKHAKFVIVQDISNRSDTLEHADMVLPAAAWLEKEGTMTNSERRISYLPKGIEAPGEAKPDVEILCEFAQKMGFEGFNYNSTAEIYQEYCEMTKGSNIDVSALNYDRLKNEGTFQWPVSETVKAGTPRLFQDKKFYTPSQKAMFNVPEFVKNTSDLPDETYPLILTTGRVRDQWHTMTKTGKVSRLKTHYSTPVLEISQVDAFLNKIKDGDVVEVTSAKGVVRVRAKVTDAVKKGVVFLPMHWGKQLQSDLNRTNNLTHTIVDPVSKEPDFKYTRVSVSKYKKDTEKIIVIGAGAAAFRFIQNYREHSETDKIVVFSKERNPFYNRVLLPEYITEELTWEQLKKIKEKELSKLKIELFSNTYIVEIDRDNKLATDNHGNYHAYDKLILATGSRAFVPNDVQLNLPGRFTLRSKDDADRFKAYLDGTKLKAEDQHVTIVGGGLLGLELAAALKHRNVNTTIIQRASNLMERQLDPISCKLLAKHVQELGIQIYFSNEVSTVFDDEDTNHALNITLKSGKTFKSNAIVYAIGTRPNIEIAKASGIACGRGIKVNQHLQSSDSSVFAIGEIAEFNNNILGITSAAEEQAAILANYLAGDISSVYKGSVSMNILKFSDLDLCSLGDVSVPENDNSYEEIIFMDMSKRYYKKCIVKDDLLVGAVLMGDKNEFAEFKTLIESKVELSDKRDKLLRGASNDKPMVGKLVCSCSQVGEGNITEAIQNGCTNFTELCNQTGAGLGCGSCKTEVKEILNNHKVLA, encoded by the coding sequence ATGCCTCAAAAAGAAATCAAAACAACGTGTTCATACTGTGGTGTTGGCTGTGGTATTATTGTGAAGAAGGACGAATATAATAAGGTTTATGTGGAAGGCGATAAAGATCATCCCGTAAACAGAGGTATGCTATGTTCTAAAGGAATGAATTTACATTATGTTGCTAACGATGTTTCCGATAGGTTACTTTATCCGCAAATGCGATGGAGTAAGTCGCATCCATTAGAGCGTGTTAGTTGGGATACAGCATTAGATCGTGCAGCAAAAGTGTTTAAATCTATTATACAAAAATATGGTCCAGATAGCGTAGGGTTTTATGTGTCTGGCCAATGCTTAACCGAAGAGTATTATCTTGCAAACAAACTAACCAAAGGATTTTTAGGGACAAATAATATAGATACTAATTCTAGATTATGTATGAGTTCTGCTGTTGTCGGTTATAAAAAAACATTTGGTGAAGATTCGGTGCCTATTTCTTATGCAGATATTGAATTAGCCGATTGTTTTTTAATAACCGGTGCAAATCCGGCTTGGTGCCATCCTATACTTTTTAGACGCATAGAGCAACACAAAGAAAAACATCCAGATGTAAAAATTTTGGTTGTAGATCCTAGAAAAACAGATTCTGCAAATTTTGCAGATCTTCATCTTCAAATTTTACCTGGTACAGATGTTATTTTGTATAACGCTATTGGTAGACGTTTAATAGAACGTCGAATGATTGATAAAAATTTCATCAATTCACATACAGAAAATTTCGAAAAATATAAAAAACAAGTCCTTGCTACCTCTTTAAAAGAGGCCGCTAAATTATGTGGCATTACCATTGATGAAATTAAAAAAGCAGCACAAATAATAGGGAGTTCTAAAGCGTTTATTAGTATGTGGGCTATGGGCTTAAACCAAAGTGCTATTGGAACTCATAAAAATTATGCGCTTTTAAATTTATCATTAATTACCGGACAAGTTGGTAAGCCAGGTTCTGGTCCGTTTTCATTAACAGGGCAACCCAATGCTATGGGTGGGCGAGAAGTAGGCGGAATGGCGAATTTATTAGCAGTTCATAAAGATTTATTTAATGCAACACACCGGCAAGAGGTTGCCGATTTTTGGAATGTAGATAAAATTTCAGATAAAGCTGGATATACAGCAACAGAAATGTTTGAAGCGTTAGAATCTGGTAAAATGAAAGCAGTTTGGATTGTTTGTACTAATCCAATGGTTAGTATGCCCAATGCACATAAGGTTGAAAAAGCTTTAAAACACGCTAAGTTTGTTATTGTTCAGGACATATCTAATAGGTCGGATACCCTAGAACATGCCGATATGGTGTTGCCTGCTGCTGCTTGGTTAGAAAAAGAAGGGACGATGACGAATTCTGAACGTCGTATCTCTTATTTACCTAAAGGCATAGAAGCACCCGGCGAAGCTAAACCCGATGTAGAAATCTTATGTGAATTCGCTCAGAAAATGGGATTCGAAGGGTTTAATTATAATTCGACTGCCGAAATTTATCAGGAATACTGCGAGATGACCAAAGGTTCTAATATAGATGTATCGGCATTAAATTACGACCGATTAAAAAATGAAGGCACGTTTCAATGGCCGGTTTCAGAAACAGTAAAAGCAGGCACACCGCGTCTTTTTCAAGATAAAAAATTCTACACACCGTCTCAAAAAGCGATGTTTAATGTGCCTGAATTTGTAAAAAATACATCAGACTTACCTGACGAAACTTATCCTTTAATTTTAACTACGGGACGTGTTCGCGATCAATGGCACACCATGACGAAAACGGGAAAAGTATCCCGATTAAAAACACATTATTCTACACCTGTTTTAGAAATTAGTCAGGTAGACGCCTTCTTAAATAAAATTAAAGATGGCGATGTGGTTGAAGTAACGAGTGCAAAAGGAGTGGTAAGAGTGCGTGCTAAAGTCACCGATGCTGTTAAAAAAGGAGTAGTGTTTTTACCTATGCATTGGGGAAAACAATTACAAAGTGATTTAAACCGTACAAATAATTTAACGCATACCATAGTCGATCCTGTCTCTAAAGAACCGGATTTTAAATATACCCGAGTATCAGTTTCAAAATATAAAAAAGACACAGAAAAAATAATAGTAATAGGAGCAGGAGCCGCCGCTTTTAGGTTTATTCAAAATTATAGAGAGCATAGCGAAACCGATAAAATTGTTGTGTTTTCTAAAGAACGTAATCCGTTTTACAATCGGGTACTACTGCCAGAATATATTACTGAAGAACTAACATGGGAACAACTTAAAAAAATTAAAGAAAAAGAGTTAAGCAAGCTTAAAATAGAGCTATTTTCTAATACTTACATTGTTGAAATAGACCGGGATAATAAATTGGCAACCGATAATCATGGTAATTATCATGCCTACGACAAACTGATTTTGGCTACGGGAAGTAGGGCATTTGTTCCTAATGATGTGCAATTAAATTTACCTGGTAGATTTACGTTACGTTCTAAAGACGATGCAGACCGTTTTAAGGCGTATTTAGATGGAACAAAATTAAAAGCAGAAGACCAACATGTCACTATTGTTGGAGGTGGACTTCTGGGGTTAGAACTGGCGGCAGCTTTAAAACACAGAAATGTAAATACCACTATTATTCAACGCGCTTCTAATTTAATGGAGCGGCAATTAGATCCTATTTCATGTAAACTGTTAGCGAAACACGTACAAGAATTAGGAATTCAGATTTATTTCTCTAATGAAGTTAGTACTGTTTTTGATGACGAAGACACTAATCATGCTTTAAATATTACGCTAAAAAGTGGAAAAACATTTAAATCTAATGCCATTGTTTATGCCATTGGTACGCGTCCAAATATAGAAATTGCAAAGGCCAGCGGTATAGCTTGTGGCCGTGGTATAAAAGTGAATCAGCATTTACAATCGTCTGATTCTAGTGTTTTTGCCATTGGTGAGATTGCCGAGTTTAATAATAATATTTTAGGAATTACCTCTGCAGCAGAAGAGCAAGCTGCGATACTTGCTAATTATTTAGCGGGCGATATTAGCAGTGTGTATAAAGGCTCTGTATCTATGAATATTTTAAAATTTAGCGATTTAGATTTGTGTAGTTTAGGAGATGTATCGGTACCTGAAAATGATAATAGTTATGAAGAAATCATTTTTATGGACATGTCTAAGCGCTACTATAAAAAATGTATTGTTAAAGACGATTTATTGGTTGGTGCGGTATTGATGGGAGATAAAAATGAGTTCGCAGAATTTAAAACGCTTATTGAAAGCAAGGTAGAATTGTCTGATAAACGCGATAAATTATTACGTGGTGCGTCTAACGATAAACCAATGGTTGGAAAATTAGTCTGTTCTTGTAGTCAGGTTGGCGAAGGAAATATTACTGAAGCGATACAAAATGGTTGTACAAATTTCACCGAATTATGTAACCAAACAGGAGCAGGATTAGGTTGTGGAAGTTGTAAAACGGAAGTCAAAGAGATATTAAATAATCATAAAGTTTTAGCATGA